One window of the Chryseobacterium camelliae genome contains the following:
- a CDS encoding alpha-amylase family glycosyl hydrolase has product MKKLYSGVLLFVMALIFGQVSYSITPNPFNETDQITLTVPGNQIDESAWGVTNNAIYIWTWSLDANYQNSQDCPTNGSWNNSNDLNKLTYNATTDTYSLTFTPTVLYNRTGIGRIGFLLKDKTGAHQTSDNFVNVGVLSLSLTNPVANGLTSVPAGNSVTVTGTTNVAATFQLKANGAVVNSSSSPSTSYSYSYMVSGDADMELIATQGSTSKSAAFIVQVPRNVVSQAIPSWIKQGINYNPTDNTKVGLALYAPYKNFVHVIGSFNNWMVNDNYLMKRDTTNPDLYWIELSGLTPQQLYTFQYRTNDLKKVADPYSPQILSSYDDPWISSTTYPGLPPFPSGQGFEVSTFKTGQTAYNWQVTNFQRPSKDNLVVYELLLRDFTQEKNWQSLINKITYLKNLNINAVELMPIMEFDGNVSWGYNTSFHYALDKAYGTPEKFKEFVDLCHQNGIAVILDVAFNHATGRSPLVRLWNIDPDGDGYGDVAANNPYFNQVAKHSYSVFNDFNHTSAATKYYVERCLQQWLTEYRIDGFRWDLTKGFTQNCTANDENCTNAYQQDRVDILKYYADKQWGIDPNSYMIFEHLGTDAEEQQWANYRIAEGKGVLMWNKQTDPYNQNTMGYKENSSYDRMNHTLHGFTNMSAVGYGKSHDEERLMFKNLAYGAANGSYDVKNLNTALERMKTFGATFFTIPGPKMIWQFGELGYEFSINRCTDGTINNNCRTDEKPVAFTLGYDTNANRKAVYNTWAQIINIRNSNPVFKSKTYTIESNNLSNDQNGLITRIYVYDNLLTAGVKNIVVLANYNTSVQNVVPYFPYTGAWQNLMDNTVSNITSTTAPITLQPGEFRIFGNYTGSLSTDENVAHRLSLQVADNPVKNGQARLVYYKAKNAGIVIYDMSGKKMDSFKLNRENGTYEFRAAYPAGNYLVHLKADNGTAIQKMIIP; this is encoded by the coding sequence ATGAAAAAACTTTACTCAGGCGTACTGCTGTTCGTGATGGCCCTTATTTTCGGGCAGGTCAGTTACAGCATTACCCCGAACCCGTTCAATGAAACGGATCAGATCACGCTTACGGTACCCGGGAACCAGATCGATGAATCTGCATGGGGCGTTACCAATAATGCCATTTATATATGGACCTGGTCGCTTGATGCCAATTACCAGAACAGTCAGGACTGTCCTACCAACGGAAGCTGGAACAATTCCAATGATCTCAACAAACTGACATACAATGCAACAACAGACACCTATTCCTTAACGTTTACCCCAACTGTATTGTACAACAGGACAGGGATCGGCCGGATCGGGTTTCTGTTAAAGGATAAAACAGGTGCCCATCAGACATCAGATAATTTTGTGAATGTAGGAGTACTCAGTTTAAGCCTTACCAATCCGGTTGCCAACGGTCTTACATCCGTGCCGGCAGGAAATTCTGTTACGGTGACTGGGACCACGAATGTCGCGGCAACCTTTCAGCTGAAAGCCAATGGCGCAGTTGTGAACAGCAGTTCTTCACCATCAACTTCTTATTCGTACAGTTATATGGTAAGCGGTGATGCCGATATGGAACTGATCGCAACCCAGGGATCTACCTCCAAATCTGCGGCGTTTATAGTGCAGGTTCCGAGAAATGTGGTTTCACAGGCCATTCCTTCATGGATTAAACAGGGCATTAATTATAACCCTACAGACAATACCAAAGTAGGACTGGCTTTATATGCACCTTACAAAAACTTTGTTCATGTGATCGGCAGTTTTAACAACTGGATGGTCAATGACAATTACCTGATGAAAAGGGATACGACCAATCCTGATCTTTACTGGATCGAACTGAGCGGTCTGACGCCTCAGCAGCTTTATACATTCCAGTACAGAACTAATGACCTTAAGAAAGTGGCAGATCCTTATTCTCCACAGATTTTATCCTCTTATGATGACCCGTGGATTTCTTCAACAACCTATCCGGGTTTACCGCCGTTTCCTTCCGGGCAGGGTTTTGAAGTCTCTACATTCAAAACCGGACAAACTGCTTATAACTGGCAGGTAACCAACTTCCAGCGGCCTTCCAAAGATAACCTGGTTGTCTATGAATTGCTGCTGAGGGATTTTACGCAGGAAAAAAACTGGCAGTCGCTGATCAACAAGATCACCTACCTCAAAAACCTGAATATCAATGCGGTTGAACTGATGCCGATCATGGAGTTTGACGGAAACGTATCCTGGGGATATAATACGTCATTCCATTATGCGCTGGATAAAGCATATGGTACGCCGGAGAAATTCAAGGAATTTGTAGACCTGTGTCACCAGAACGGGATTGCTGTCATCCTGGATGTAGCGTTTAACCATGCCACGGGAAGATCTCCGCTGGTAAGGCTCTGGAATATCGATCCGGATGGCGACGGATACGGAGATGTCGCGGCCAATAACCCATATTTTAACCAGGTAGCAAAGCATTCGTACAGTGTATTCAATGATTTTAACCATACAAGTGCCGCCACGAAATATTATGTGGAGAGATGTCTGCAGCAATGGCTTACCGAATACCGTATCGACGGTTTCCGTTGGGACCTTACCAAAGGATTTACCCAGAACTGTACGGCCAACGATGAAAACTGTACCAATGCGTATCAGCAGGACAGGGTAGACATCCTGAAATACTATGCCGATAAGCAATGGGGAATTGATCCTAATTCCTACATGATCTTTGAACACCTGGGAACAGATGCAGAAGAGCAGCAATGGGCCAATTACCGCATCGCAGAAGGTAAAGGCGTCCTGATGTGGAATAAGCAAACCGATCCTTACAACCAGAATACAATGGGCTACAAGGAAAACAGCAGTTACGACAGGATGAATCATACCCTTCATGGATTTACCAATATGAGTGCGGTAGGATACGGGAAAAGCCATGATGAAGAAAGGTTGATGTTTAAAAACCTTGCTTATGGTGCTGCCAACGGTTCTTATGATGTTAAAAACCTGAATACGGCACTGGAAAGAATGAAGACTTTCGGGGCCACGTTCTTTACCATTCCCGGGCCTAAAATGATCTGGCAGTTCGGGGAACTGGGCTATGAATTCAGCATCAACAGATGTACGGACGGTACAATCAACAATAACTGCCGTACAGATGAAAAGCCTGTAGCATTCACGCTGGGTTATGATACCAACGCCAACAGAAAGGCCGTGTATAATACCTGGGCCCAGATCATCAACATCAGGAATTCCAATCCGGTATTTAAATCAAAAACCTATACGATTGAATCCAACAACCTTTCCAATGATCAGAATGGCCTCATCACCAGGATTTATGTATATGACAACCTGCTCACCGCGGGCGTAAAAAATATTGTGGTATTGGCCAATTACAATACTTCTGTCCAGAATGTGGTGCCTTATTTCCCTTATACCGGCGCATGGCAGAACCTCATGGACAATACGGTTTCAAATATAACCTCCACTACAGCTCCTATCACGCTCCAGCCTGGTGAATTCAGGATTTTCGGAAATTATACCGGATCCCTTTCCACCGATGAGAATGTGGCTCACCGGCTTTCCCTGCAGGTTGCAGATAACCCTGTAAAGAACGGTCAGGCAAGACTGGTGTATTATAAAGCTAAAAATGCAGGGATTGTCATCTATGACATGAGCGGCAAAAAAATGGATTCATTTAAACTGAACCGGGAGAACGGAACGTATGAATTCAGGGCAGCGTATCCTGCCGGGAATTATCTGGTCCACCTGAAGGCAGATAATGGGACAGCCATCCAGAAGATGATTATTCCTTAA
- a CDS encoding T9SS type A sorting domain-containing protein produces MKKRFYNHTAFEFNFNNNKYNQDMAGDICFGRKIKTSLWLAALISGSLSAQQAGNGIQSKICNNTDPATAPGSTGCVSFTYRGQNVTYATVRGADGKIWLQQNLGSTKVAGAVSDADAYGDLFQWGRWDDGHQLRNSATAAAPSPNSPDGLGTSSSFILGSSTASWWSGNGSSDQWSASNAASITSANGADPCKAIGPGWKMPSQADWTNLIGTETVNSPASAYASNLKLPAGGYRSNTNGGFTFVGQRGYFWSSDTANSGGKYLYIGTANANASSGAPRGQGASVRCIKEVTGLSTSDIRLNTMAIYPNPTRDIVFVKTDSSIGEVFLTAVTGQKLPVRFSANKINILGVPDGVYILHVQLQNGKTISEKIIKK; encoded by the coding sequence ATGAAGAAACGCTTCTACAACCATACTGCTTTTGAGTTCAATTTTAATAATAATAAATACAATCAGGATATGGCAGGAGATATATGCTTTGGGAGAAAAATAAAAACATCATTATGGCTGGCTGCATTGATTAGTGGCTCTCTTTCTGCTCAGCAGGCAGGAAACGGGATCCAGTCGAAAATTTGTAATAACACAGATCCGGCAACAGCACCGGGAAGTACAGGCTGCGTCAGTTTCACCTACAGGGGCCAGAATGTAACTTATGCTACCGTAAGAGGTGCGGACGGAAAGATCTGGCTGCAGCAAAATCTGGGAAGTACAAAGGTCGCAGGTGCTGTTTCAGACGCTGATGCATATGGAGACCTCTTTCAATGGGGAAGATGGGATGACGGCCATCAGCTGAGGAATTCAGCAACGGCTGCTGCACCATCACCCAATTCTCCCGACGGCCTTGGAACAAGCAGTTCATTTATCCTGGGCAGCAGTACTGCGTCCTGGTGGTCCGGAAACGGTTCTTCGGATCAGTGGTCGGCATCGAACGCCGCTTCAATAACTTCTGCCAACGGTGCAGATCCCTGTAAGGCAATCGGTCCGGGATGGAAAATGCCGTCACAGGCAGACTGGACCAACCTTATCGGGACAGAAACCGTTAATAGTCCGGCATCGGCATATGCGAGCAATCTGAAACTGCCTGCAGGCGGATACAGGAGCAATACCAACGGAGGGTTTACTTTTGTAGGTCAGCGAGGATACTTCTGGAGCTCCGATACAGCTAATTCAGGAGGGAAATATCTGTACATCGGTACGGCTAATGCTAATGCTTCATCAGGAGCACCAAGAGGACAGGGAGCATCCGTAAGGTGCATCAAAGAGGTAACCGGATTGAGCACATCAGATATCAGGCTGAATACCATGGCCATCTACCCGAATCCGACCCGTGATATTGTATTTGTTAAAACAGATTCATCTATAGGAGAAGTTTTTTTAACCGCCGTAACAGGCCAGAAACTACCGGTTCGGTTTTCCGCAAATAAAATCAATATACTAGGAGTGCCAGATGGCGTATACATCTTACACGTACAGCTGCAAAACGGAAAAACAATTTCCGAAAAAATAATTAAGAAATAA
- a CDS encoding T9SS type A sorting domain-containing protein encodes MFKVLSRVLFNSIAAMSCVLFANGNLHAQQWENVGNTQPVSAGGSSYTNLVIDYVGNYYISYYDVSAGKGSVQKFDGTSWSYVGGSAGITSGIATFNSLSADHSGNVYYTNQIGWPGTGMEVRKFSGSSWNQLPDAASVSLNYHASAVAPSGVLFTFSGENSGTVKRFVNGAWEQVGNSGFSSGASYAEMVIGSNNKVYTCNVSGGVQVYENSATAGASDNWSLVGGSIVGASSSSEQYNSDIAIDAANNLYVAYVSSSANGRKLNVKKFNGTSWVQLGAPNFSDGRVQHIAVAVSASGQPYVVASRWENDNYSRNTVYKFDLSTLTWAPLGGDFISDGQATFNDLAFDNVHNNLVLIYSQGGVRVKKISQGSAGLVCNNTDPGTGTGSTGCVNFTYRGQNVTYTTVRGADGKIWLQQNLGSTKVASSLSDADAYGDLFQWGRWDDGHQLRNSVLNAVSPAQNNPGGLNGGSTSFYSAAYNSSSNWWADGVSTDKWDAPNVSQVSAVNGADPCKAIGTGWRMPAKTEVEAAIAAENITELNSALSSNLKLVPAGMKDYNGIFSPGTRLYLWTSTPSAYTGSGEHLYISQFSSLTNSGGRDGGQSVRCIKTEASGLGTTDIRKASIGIYPNPTSGILNIKADSAVEKVRVYTVSGQVMNVNFGQQHIELTSLPRGVYIIEITLKNRQKISEKIMKN; translated from the coding sequence ATGTTCAAAGTTTTATCTCGTGTCCTGTTCAATAGCATTGCTGCCATGAGCTGTGTACTATTTGCCAACGGCAATCTACACGCACAGCAGTGGGAAAATGTAGGAAATACACAGCCGGTTTCAGCCGGAGGAAGCAGTTATACCAACCTTGTTATTGATTATGTAGGGAATTACTATATTTCTTATTATGATGTTTCAGCCGGAAAAGGTTCTGTACAGAAATTTGACGGCACATCATGGTCATATGTGGGAGGATCTGCAGGCATTACATCAGGAATAGCCACATTTAATTCATTATCAGCAGATCATTCAGGAAATGTGTATTACACCAACCAGATAGGATGGCCCGGGACAGGCATGGAAGTGCGTAAATTCAGCGGCTCATCCTGGAACCAGCTGCCGGATGCAGCCAGTGTTTCCCTCAATTACCATGCTTCAGCGGTAGCCCCTTCCGGCGTTCTGTTTACTTTTTCGGGAGAGAATTCAGGAACTGTAAAGCGTTTCGTTAACGGAGCCTGGGAGCAGGTAGGCAACTCAGGGTTTTCCTCCGGAGCATCCTACGCAGAAATGGTTATCGGATCAAACAATAAAGTGTATACCTGTAATGTTTCGGGCGGAGTACAGGTATATGAAAATTCCGCTACAGCCGGCGCATCAGATAACTGGAGCCTGGTTGGCGGAAGCATTGTGGGTGCCTCATCATCTTCAGAACAATATAATTCGGATATTGCGATTGATGCAGCGAACAACCTGTATGTAGCGTATGTTTCCAGTTCCGCAAACGGCCGGAAACTGAATGTGAAGAAATTCAACGGGACATCCTGGGTACAATTGGGAGCTCCTAATTTCTCAGATGGGAGAGTTCAGCATATAGCGGTTGCCGTTAGTGCTTCAGGACAGCCGTACGTGGTAGCCAGCCGTTGGGAGAATGATAATTATTCGAGGAATACCGTATATAAATTTGATTTGTCCACACTGACCTGGGCTCCGTTGGGCGGAGATTTTATCTCAGACGGGCAAGCTACTTTTAACGACCTTGCATTTGATAATGTTCATAATAACCTGGTCCTGATTTATTCCCAAGGCGGTGTCAGAGTAAAAAAAATCTCTCAGGGCAGTGCAGGGCTGGTTTGTAACAATACCGACCCAGGAACTGGCACCGGAAGTACAGGCTGCGTCAATTTCACCTACAGAGGCCAGAATGTAACCTACACCACCGTAAGAGGTGCAGACGGAAAGATCTGGCTACAGCAAAATTTAGGAAGCACGAAAGTAGCCAGTTCTCTTTCAGATGCGGATGCATATGGAGACCTCTTTCAATGGGGAAGATGGGATGATGGGCACCAGCTGAGGAATTCTGTGCTGAACGCTGTCTCACCGGCTCAGAACAATCCCGGCGGATTGAATGGAGGGAGCACCTCTTTTTACTCAGCCGCCTATAATTCATCTTCAAACTGGTGGGCCGATGGCGTGTCCACAGATAAATGGGATGCTCCCAATGTTTCCCAGGTGAGTGCCGTGAATGGTGCAGATCCATGCAAAGCCATTGGGACCGGTTGGAGAATGCCTGCCAAAACTGAGGTGGAAGCGGCAATAGCTGCTGAAAATATCACAGAACTGAATTCAGCACTTTCCAGTAATCTTAAACTCGTTCCGGCCGGAATGAAAGATTATAACGGAATTTTCTCTCCGGGTACCCGCTTATATCTCTGGACCTCTACACCATCTGCATATACCGGCTCCGGTGAACACTTATACATCAGTCAGTTTTCCAGCCTTACCAATTCAGGGGGCAGGGATGGCGGACAGTCTGTACGGTGCATCAAAACGGAAGCCTCAGGACTGGGAACCACGGATATCAGAAAGGCATCCATCGGTATTTATCCTAACCCGACCAGCGGAATCCTTAACATTAAAGCAGACTCTGCTGTTGAAAAAGTACGTGTTTATACCGTTTCGGGACAAGTGATGAATGTAAATTTCGGACAACAGCATATTGAGCTGACATCTTTACCGAGAGGAGTATACATCATAGAAATAACATTGAAGAACAGGCAGAAGATTTCCGAGAAGATCATGAAGAATTAG
- a CDS encoding helix-turn-helix transcriptional regulator, translating into MKKLSEKKMLFCSEDIRIQWYSDRSANCYLKSDTLESRPGFTLLFVLSDAVHLEAPDCGTSFRFTKNQYILHCLEREGKAEVWTENQTTLEYLQIDIDYQYMLQLIRPAPDGESAELLEQLIKNRFIFLQPHTPPFTTVEMHMIMKEISGYSRQGVLQKLFIEAKVIKLLMLIFEQFSEKDHTDQPSETPETVKKYIDEHYHTHLRTEDIARLIGINQNTIRKEFKSRYHMTVSDYIAELRMLKAKKMIIDRKVMIKEIAIECGYEYVQNFTRAFKKKFGISPEKLRNE; encoded by the coding sequence ATGAAAAAGTTATCTGAAAAAAAGATGCTGTTCTGTTCTGAAGATATCAGAATACAATGGTATAGTGACCGGTCTGCAAATTGCTATCTCAAATCCGATACCCTGGAAAGCAGGCCAGGTTTTACACTTTTATTCGTACTGAGTGATGCGGTTCACCTTGAAGCCCCAGACTGCGGCACGTCTTTCCGGTTTACAAAAAATCAATATATTCTTCATTGCCTGGAAAGAGAAGGCAAAGCAGAAGTCTGGACAGAAAATCAAACAACCCTGGAATACCTCCAGATTGATATTGATTACCAGTATATGCTTCAGCTGATCCGGCCCGCACCGGATGGCGAAAGTGCAGAGCTGCTGGAACAACTGATCAAGAACAGGTTCATTTTCCTGCAACCGCACACGCCACCATTTACTACGGTCGAAATGCACATGATCATGAAAGAGATTTCAGGATATTCCAGACAAGGAGTATTGCAGAAACTGTTTATTGAAGCCAAAGTGATTAAGCTGCTTATGCTTATTTTTGAGCAATTCAGTGAAAAAGACCATACGGATCAACCTTCCGAGACACCGGAAACCGTAAAGAAATATATTGATGAGCATTACCACACCCATTTGAGAACGGAGGATATCGCACGGCTGATCGGCATCAACCAGAATACGATAAGAAAGGAGTTCAAATCAAGGTACCATATGACGGTAAGCGATTATATTGCAGAACTGAGGATGCTGAAAGCTAAAAAAATGATCATCGACAGGAAGGTGATGATTAAGGAGATTGCTATTGAATGCGGATATGAATATGTACAGAATTTCACCCGTGCCTTCAAGAAAAAGTTCGGTATCTCACCGGAAAAGCTGAGGAATGAATAA